In a single window of the Bacteroidales bacterium genome:
- a CDS encoding fumarylacetoacetate hydrolase family protein, which produces MKIICIGRNYIDHVKEMNNKIPEYPVFFVKSENSLLLPGENFRIPDFSNEIHYEGELVFRVDENIKNTSEEEAMKYVSAVTIGIDFTARDIQRRCIERGEPWEIAKSFDGSAAVGKFLPFSLSQLPYHFSLKRNETIMQASSSDQMIFSLSKLIAYVSKFMTLCKNDLIFTGTPSGIGKVERGDVLKGFINDILLLEVKVV; this is translated from the coding sequence ATGAAAATTATCTGTATTGGCAGAAATTACATAGATCATGTAAAAGAAATGAACAACAAAATTCCAGAATATCCTGTTTTTTTCGTTAAAAGTGAGAATTCTTTACTTCTTCCTGGAGAAAACTTTCGAATCCCAGATTTTAGCAACGAAATTCATTATGAAGGCGAACTTGTTTTTCGTGTTGATGAAAACATCAAAAATACTTCCGAAGAAGAAGCAATGAAATATGTTAGTGCTGTTACCATAGGCATTGATTTTACTGCTCGCGACATACAAAGAAGATGTATAGAACGAGGCGAACCGTGGGAAATTGCCAAATCGTTCGACGGGTCAGCTGCAGTCGGAAAATTCCTCCCATTTAGTTTATCACAACTTCCCTATCATTTTTCCCTCAAAAGAAATGAGACTATCATGCAGGCATCATCATCCGACCAAATGATCTTTTCTTTAAGTAAACTCATTGCTTATGTATCAAAATTTATGACCCTTTGTAAAAACGACTTAATTTTTACTGGTACCCCTTCTGGTATTGGTAAGGTCGAAC
- the rfbD gene encoding dTDP-4-dehydrorhamnose reductase, translating to MNVEKILVLGADGQLGSKLKQLHSFFSPHVFFFRDLPELDITQKSNLISEVERLSPSIIINAAAYTNVDQAEIEKEKAFLVNAYAVENISKICEEHHIFLIHISTDYVFDGKKSTPYDETDPVNPKSVYGQSKLEGELLMKKILSRGVIIRTSWLYNETGHNFVRTILKLSQEKSFLQVVYDQIGTPTWAEDLARICLHVAFHKEKIQSVEIFHYSNEGVASWYDFAQEILFQKQINIPIIPIRTSQMPRPAPRPSFSVLSKEKLKAFFNIVIPYWKDSLSLCLKNMNEPYGKLSG from the coding sequence ATGAACGTAGAAAAAATTCTAGTTTTAGGGGCAGATGGACAATTAGGAAGTAAACTGAAACAATTGCATTCATTTTTTTCACCACATGTATTTTTCTTTCGCGACCTTCCAGAATTAGATATAACCCAAAAAAGCAATTTGATCTCTGAAGTCGAGAGGCTTTCCCCTAGTATTATCATTAATGCTGCAGCCTACACCAATGTAGACCAAGCTGAAATAGAAAAAGAAAAAGCATTTCTTGTAAACGCTTATGCTGTCGAAAACATTTCTAAGATTTGTGAAGAACATCATATTTTTCTCATTCATATTTCTACCGACTATGTCTTCGATGGAAAAAAATCAACACCTTACGATGAAACTGATCCTGTTAACCCAAAATCTGTCTATGGACAAAGTAAACTGGAAGGTGAACTTCTCATGAAAAAAATTCTTTCCCGCGGTGTTATCATCCGTACTTCGTGGCTATACAACGAAACAGGTCATAATTTTGTAAGAACAATACTAAAACTCTCTCAAGAAAAATCCTTTTTGCAAGTGGTCTATGATCAGATAGGCACCCCTACTTGGGCAGAAGACTTGGCCCGAATATGTTTGCACGTAGCCTTCCACAAAGAAAAAATACAAAGTGTTGAAATTTTCCACTATTCCAACGAGGGCGTAGCATCATGGTACGACTTTGCTCAAGAAATACTATTTCAAAAACAAATTAACATCCCTATTATTCCTATTCGTACGTCACAAATGCCTCGTCCTGCCCCGAGGCCCTCATTCAGCGTTTTAAGCAAAGAAAAATTGAAAGCATTTTTCAACATCGTTATCCCTTATTGGAAAGATAGTTTATCTTTGTGTCTGAAAAATATGAATGAACCGTATGGAAAATTATCTGGATAA
- a CDS encoding phospho-sugar mutase, translating into MENYLDKVQHWLNGPYDEETKTQILYLQNNKPEELKEAFSEELEFGTGGLRGIMGVGPNRMNKYTVGAATQGLANFLKKQYPNQSIAVAISYDSRNNSKFFAELAASILSANGIKVFMFNELRPTPELSFTVRYFYCKAGIMITASHNPPEYNGYKVYGEDGGQVVSPYDQMIINEVRAITSPDQINFTPDSSLIHILDNNFDTFYIQAIRKSILQPDVIKKKSDLSIVYTPLHGTGYRLMEEALKDIGFTNVFVVPEQAVIDGNFPTVKYPNPEDPEAMQLAIEYAKQRNADLVIASDPDADRLGVGIKTSDGNYLLLNGNQIATILLYYTLSTKKSKNELPPHGMIIKTIVTTELIREIAKDFNVKMYDVLTGFKYIAEIIRKKEGEELFLGGCEESYGYLGNDMIRDKDGIMAGCMIAEVAAYCALQNKTLLDYLNDIYEKYGFYMEEQVSLTKKGLQGKEEIKAMMEKLRQNPPQTIASKQVIKIKDFLTREEVDLPSKNIQTISLPKSNVLQYFLDDESKITVRPSGTEPKIKFYFEVKIHPFSTEAKTLAHQKINVLKEFFLEL; encoded by the coding sequence ATGGAAAATTATCTGGATAAAGTTCAGCACTGGTTGAATGGCCCTTACGATGAGGAAACAAAAACACAAATCTTATATCTACAAAATAATAAACCAGAAGAACTTAAAGAAGCTTTTTCAGAAGAACTGGAGTTTGGAACGGGAGGGCTTCGTGGAATTATGGGTGTTGGACCCAATCGAATGAACAAATATACTGTCGGTGCTGCCACACAAGGATTGGCTAATTTTCTTAAAAAACAATACCCTAATCAATCTATTGCTGTAGCCATTTCGTACGACAGCAGAAACAACAGCAAATTTTTTGCTGAACTCGCTGCTTCGATACTTTCGGCAAATGGAATCAAAGTTTTTATGTTTAACGAACTTCGTCCAACCCCAGAACTCTCGTTTACTGTTCGTTATTTTTACTGCAAAGCAGGCATTATGATCACAGCTTCGCATAACCCACCTGAGTACAATGGTTACAAAGTTTATGGAGAAGATGGAGGACAAGTGGTATCACCCTACGATCAAATGATCATTAACGAAGTGAGAGCCATTACTTCTCCTGATCAGATTAACTTCACACCAGATTCATCTCTTATTCACATACTTGATAATAATTTTGATACATTTTATATACAAGCTATACGTAAATCCATTCTCCAGCCTGATGTTATCAAGAAAAAATCTGATCTATCCATTGTTTATACGCCTTTGCATGGAACTGGATATCGTCTTATGGAGGAAGCTCTTAAAGACATTGGATTCACTAATGTTTTTGTTGTACCCGAACAAGCCGTTATTGACGGTAATTTTCCAACTGTCAAATATCCTAATCCTGAAGATCCCGAAGCTATGCAACTAGCCATCGAATATGCCAAACAAAGAAATGCTGATCTCGTAATAGCTTCGGACCCTGATGCAGATCGACTGGGTGTAGGGATTAAAACTTCCGACGGAAATTACTTATTGCTCAACGGTAATCAGATTGCAACAATTCTTCTCTACTATACTCTTTCAACTAAGAAAAGCAAAAACGAGCTCCCTCCTCATGGCATGATCATTAAGACCATCGTAACTACTGAGCTTATCAGAGAGATTGCAAAGGATTTTAATGTAAAAATGTACGATGTCCTGACCGGCTTTAAATACATAGCAGAAATTATTCGAAAAAAAGAAGGGGAAGAATTATTTTTGGGGGGATGCGAAGAAAGTTATGGTTATCTGGGTAATGATATGATCCGTGATAAAGACGGTATCATGGCAGGGTGTATGATAGCTGAAGTTGCAGCTTATTGTGCTTTGCAGAATAAAACTTTACTCGATTATCTCAATGATATTTACGAAAAATACGGATTCTACATGGAAGAGCAAGTATCTCTAACCAAAAAAGGTTTACAAGGGAAAGAAGAAATCAAAGCTATGATGGAAAAACTTAGACAAAATCCTCCTCAAACCATAGCATCTAAACAGGTTATTAAAATTAAGGATTTCCTTACACGAGAAGAAGTGGATTTGCCTTCCAAAAACATTCAAACTATTTCACTACCCAAATCCAATGTTCTTCAATACTTCCTAGATGATGAAAGCAAAATAACTGTAAGACCTTCAGGAACAGAACCCAAGATTAAGTTTTATTTCGAAGTCAAGATCCATCCTTTCTCAACAGAAGCTAAAACTCTTGCTCACCAAAAGATCAATGTTTTAAAGGAATTTTTCCTGGAATTATGA
- a CDS encoding SDR family oxidoreductase, with amino-acid sequence MRKKILVTGGAGFLGSHLCEKLLNDGHEVICLDNYFTGSKENILHLMNNPFFELIRHDVINPIFLEVDEIYHLACPASPIHYQYNPIKTIKTSVMGAINMLGLAKRIKAKILQASTSEVYGDPTIHPQVEEYWGNVNPIGPRSCYDEGKRCAESLFLNYHKQNGVRIKIARIFNTYGPRMHPNDGRVVSNFIIQALKNEDITVYGDGMQTRSFCFVDDMVDGLIKLMNTSDEIIGPINLGNPVEISILHLAHLIIELTSSRSKIRFEPKPEDDPIQRQPDITKAKTLLNWEPSTPLREGLLKTIDYFRNKI; translated from the coding sequence ATGAGAAAAAAAATCTTGGTTACCGGAGGAGCTGGTTTTCTAGGCTCCCATCTTTGCGAGAAATTGCTCAACGATGGGCACGAAGTCATATGTCTTGATAATTATTTTACGGGTTCCAAGGAGAACATCTTACACTTGATGAACAATCCTTTTTTTGAACTCATACGTCACGATGTCATTAATCCCATTTTTTTAGAAGTTGATGAGATTTATCATCTTGCTTGTCCAGCATCTCCCATTCACTATCAATATAACCCTATCAAAACTATAAAGACTTCTGTCATGGGAGCCATCAACATGTTAGGTTTGGCAAAAAGAATTAAAGCCAAAATTCTTCAGGCAAGTACTAGCGAAGTATATGGTGATCCAACTATCCATCCCCAAGTTGAAGAATACTGGGGCAATGTTAATCCTATCGGACCTCGTTCTTGCTACGACGAAGGAAAACGCTGTGCTGAATCGCTCTTTCTAAACTACCACAAACAAAATGGCGTTCGTATCAAAATTGCACGAATATTTAATACGTATGGTCCCAGAATGCACCCTAACGACGGCCGTGTCGTATCAAATTTCATCATTCAAGCTCTAAAAAACGAAGACATTACCGTTTACGGGGATGGAATGCAAACCAGAAGCTTCTGTTTTGTTGATGATATGGTCGATGGGTTAATTAAACTGATGAATACATCCGATGAAATAATTGGACCCATTAATTTGGGAAATCCTGTCGAAATTAGCATACTTCATTTGGCACATCTGATCATTGAACTCACATCATCACGTTCTAAAATACGTTTTGAACCAAAACCCGAAGACGATCCTATTCAGCGGCAACCTGACATTACAAAAGCAAAAACATTACTCAATTGGGAACCTTCCACACCTCTTCGGGAAGGTCTTTTAAAAACCATTGACTATTTTAGAAATAAAATATGA
- a CDS encoding nitrilase family protein, which produces MDVLRWALLEWDVKWKDPFANFKIVEKILPQLRDYTDIVSMPEMFATGFVRDPSDIADTPDGVIVSWLKEKANEFQLCLTGTAAIKDGDLIYNRLIFVTPYGKLFTYDKKHLFRMAGEHKKYGSGSQSTIFNYHDWKIKPLICYDLRFPVWARNKFVNNEYEYDILFYPANWPTSRIHIWETLLKARSIENMAITIGINRTGVDGNGWEYCGKSTACFPDGTELDALVLKSDDITAKIYSLNYNALKQFRESFPVALDWDSFSIINT; this is translated from the coding sequence ATGGATGTTTTACGATGGGCTTTACTCGAATGGGACGTTAAATGGAAAGACCCTTTTGCAAATTTTAAGATCGTAGAAAAAATTTTACCTCAACTTAGAGATTATACCGATATTGTTTCGATGCCAGAAATGTTTGCAACTGGTTTTGTTAGAGACCCTTCAGATATTGCTGATACTCCTGACGGTGTTATCGTCTCGTGGTTAAAAGAGAAAGCGAACGAGTTTCAGCTTTGCCTGACTGGTACTGCAGCTATTAAGGATGGAGACTTAATATATAATCGTCTCATTTTTGTAACTCCCTATGGAAAACTCTTTACTTACGACAAAAAGCATCTTTTCCGAATGGCCGGTGAACACAAAAAATATGGTAGTGGATCTCAATCCACTATTTTTAATTATCATGACTGGAAAATTAAACCCCTTATTTGTTATGATTTACGTTTTCCTGTATGGGCTCGAAATAAATTTGTAAATAATGAATACGAATACGACATTCTTTTTTATCCAGCTAATTGGCCTACAAGTCGTATTCACATTTGGGAAACATTGCTCAAAGCTAGGTCGATTGAAAATATGGCAATAACTATTGGCATCAACAGAACTGGTGTAGATGGAAATGGCTGGGAATATTGCGGAAAATCAACAGCTTGCTTTCCTGACGGAACAGAACTAGATGCTTTAGTTTTGAAATCAGACGATATCACAGCTAAAATTTACTCTTTGAACTACAATGCTTTGAAACAATTTCGTGAAAGTTTTCCTGTAGCACTTGATTGGGATTCATTTAGCATCATCAATACATGA
- a CDS encoding exonuclease domain-containing protein: MPLKLTRPLVFFDIEATGILIHKDRIIEIFLLRIDPDGKEHSMHQLFNPEMPIPPTSTAIHGIRDEDVANKPTFKDKAHEILQFIGNADLAGYNCLRFDVPLLVEEFLKCDIDFDVSQRRIIDVMNIFHRMEPRNLRAAYKFYCNKDIENAHTAQADTLATWEIFQAQLHRYENQPLPHTESEIFKIDLNFLEKLSRFDNNADLAGHIKFNDDGVEVFAFGKYLGESVEEVFKREPQYYDWIMKSQFPLSTKQVVTKIRLRMFNQGNNTIK; encoded by the coding sequence ATGCCTTTAAAATTAACTCGACCTCTTGTTTTTTTCGATATTGAAGCAACTGGAATTTTGATCCATAAGGATCGAATTATTGAAATCTTTCTACTTCGAATCGACCCCGACGGGAAGGAACATTCCATGCATCAGCTTTTTAACCCCGAAATGCCCATCCCACCAACATCAACAGCCATCCATGGCATAAGAGACGAAGATGTGGCAAATAAGCCTACGTTTAAAGATAAAGCCCATGAAATTCTCCAATTTATTGGCAATGCTGATTTGGCAGGTTACAATTGTCTACGATTCGATGTTCCGTTACTTGTAGAAGAATTTTTAAAGTGTGATATTGATTTTGATGTATCGCAACGACGCATCATTGATGTTATGAATATCTTTCATCGGATGGAACCTAGAAATTTGAGAGCAGCCTACAAGTTCTATTGCAACAAAGATATCGAAAATGCTCACACCGCTCAAGCTGACACCTTAGCAACATGGGAGATTTTTCAAGCGCAGTTACATCGATATGAAAATCAACCCCTACCCCACACCGAATCAGAAATATTTAAGATAGATCTTAACTTTCTTGAGAAACTTAGTCGATTTGATAATAATGCTGATTTAGCAGGTCACATCAAATTCAATGATGATGGCGTTGAGGTTTTTGCATTTGGAAAATACTTAGGTGAAAGTGTCGAGGAAGTTTTCAAACGTGAACCTCAATATTACGATTGGATTATGAAAAGTCAATTTCCCTTAAGCACTAAGCAAGTAGTTACCAAAATTCGTCTTCGCATGTTTAATCAAGGTAATAACACCATCAAATGA